One Agelaius phoeniceus isolate bAgePho1 chromosome 6, bAgePho1.hap1, whole genome shotgun sequence DNA window includes the following coding sequences:
- the CLBA1 gene encoding uncharacterized protein CLBA1, whose translation MQNLSVVESLGNTDIPHCEPPKDLAAEAGGVCLNENGCDWNERTRNEEFFNLEALQQSLPAMNSEGRSCEEFSESSFSTSEPSGSWGDFEGFTEPVDKSERFSDKPEVLVKSATNPGADLELSSISAAHVCAEPSLCQGMQEASGSLGEEGHSYEEIFKLGFPEVFVPQSRECIRSLEQVLDANNEDVWIPELLKNQLCMDSGNVWRALRDFDSTPSSRHPWSESHCQEILLSVLGVDANQKDVSENQTDIFEELNVKDNEDFQFDGFSVNDCKALIQTKLSVSPDSRHGHLFTCNLFLKTPSSNENTQCITIPRKKQIFSTHNLKMKFFSSDVC comes from the exons ATGCAGAACTTGTCGGTGGTAGAAAGTCTTGGTAACACGGACATACCACACTGTGAGCCCCCAAAAGACCTGGCAGCTGAGGCAGGTGGAGTGTGTCTCAATGAAAATGGCTGTGACTGGAACGAAAGAACAAGGAATGAAGAATTTTTTAATCTTGAAGCACTGCAGCAAAGCCTTCCTGCAATGAACAGCGAAGGGAGAAGTTGCGAGGAgttttctgagagcagctttaGTACCTCAGAACCCAGCGGTTCCTGGGGTGATTTTGAAGGCTTCACGGAGCCCGTAGACAAATCAGAGAGATTCAGTGATAAACCTGAAGTTTTGGTGAAGTCAGCAACAAATCCGGGAGCCGatctggagctgagcagcatttctgctgcccacGTGTGTGCGGAGCcatctctgtgccagggcatgCAGGAGGCTTCGGGCTCTCTGGGTGAG gaaGGCCACAGCTATGAGGAGATATTTAAGTTGGGCTTTCCAGAAGTCTTTGTGCCACAGTCCAGAGAGTGCATAAGAAGCTTAGAGCAAGTTCTTGATGCAAATAATGAAGATGTTTGGATTCCTGAACTTTTGAAGAATCAACTTTG CATGGATTCTGGAAATGTATGGAGAGCACTCAGGGACTTTGATAGTACCCCCAGCTCAAGACATCCCTGGAGTGAATCTCATTGCCAAGAAATCCTCTTGAGTGTTCTCGGAGTAGATGCAAATCAAAAG GATGTTTCAGAGAACCAGACTGATATTTTTGAAGAATTAAATGTCAAAGATAATGAGGACTTTCAATTTGATGGATTCAGTGTTAATGACTGCAAAGCATTGATCCAGACCAAG CTTTCTGTGTCACCGGACTCCAGACATGGTCACCTTTTCACCTGTAACCTCTTTTTGAAGACCCCATCATCAAATGAAAACACACAGTGTATAACAATCCCAAGGAAGAAGCAGATTTTTTCTACACACaacttaaaaatgaaatttttcagTAGCGATGTTTGTTGA